One Methanobacterium bryantii genomic window carries:
- a CDS encoding NAD(P)/FAD-dependent oxidoreductase, with protein MKYDVVVVGGRIGGSISSLFASKNDVDVLMIEKRQEIGVPVQCAEGTTHSTFEILEMKPSSRYVCAEVETGTIHAPNETYINAEDLVEFNNLDKNIAKGYILDRKVFDKHLAIESAKAGTDIMVKTTVKDLMKKDGKICGVVAKHMGKTMEIKADVVIAADGVESNMAQMAGLKAPDNPMDICSCAQYELVCSDFDHDRVHLYFGRNIAPGGYAWVFPKEEGTANVGLGIRGPSETAYQYLKKFISKFNATPVELNVGGVPLSGPIDKTYTDGFLVVGDAARQIDPVTGGGTFTTVPCARIAGEVAAEAVKEEDTSAAFLKRYDDAWRVKIEDILKMSLKCRKVADKLTDDEMNALVEFLNNSKGKEISKIAFIKFLGKHPRLLRLVKDLL; from the coding sequence ATGAAATATGACGTAGTTGTGGTAGGGGGACGTATAGGAGGTTCTATTTCATCACTTTTTGCATCTAAAAACGATGTAGACGTTTTAATGATTGAAAAGCGTCAAGAAATAGGAGTTCCAGTTCAATGTGCTGAAGGAACAACCCATTCTACCTTCGAGATCCTGGAAATGAAACCCTCCTCCAGATATGTCTGTGCTGAGGTTGAAACAGGTACGATTCACGCACCTAATGAAACATACATCAATGCAGAAGATTTAGTAGAATTCAACAATTTAGACAAAAACATAGCTAAAGGGTATATCTTAGACAGGAAAGTGTTTGATAAACATCTTGCCATTGAATCAGCAAAAGCTGGGACTGATATAATGGTTAAAACCACAGTGAAAGACCTTATGAAAAAAGACGGCAAGATCTGTGGAGTAGTAGCCAAACATATGGGAAAAACGATGGAAATAAAGGCAGATGTGGTCATAGCTGCAGATGGTGTTGAATCAAACATGGCACAGATGGCAGGGCTCAAGGCACCAGATAACCCTATGGATATTTGTTCATGTGCCCAATATGAATTGGTATGTTCTGATTTTGATCATGATAGAGTACATCTTTATTTCGGAAGAAATATAGCTCCAGGAGGATATGCATGGGTATTTCCAAAAGAAGAGGGAACTGCTAACGTAGGACTTGGGATAAGGGGCCCATCAGAAACTGCTTATCAGTATCTTAAAAAATTCATATCAAAATTCAATGCCACACCAGTAGAATTAAATGTTGGGGGAGTACCGTTATCTGGACCTATCGATAAAACTTATACTGATGGTTTTCTGGTAGTGGGAGATGCAGCCAGACAGATTGATCCTGTAACTGGGGGAGGGACGTTTACAACAGTCCCATGTGCAAGAATAGCAGGTGAAGTTGCAGCAGAAGCTGTAAAAGAAGAAGATACTTCTGCAGCTTTTTTAAAAAGATATGATGACGCATGGCGGGTTAAAATCGAGGATATATTAAAGATGTCCCTGAAATGCAGGAAAGTTGCAGATAAACTCACAGATGACGAAATGAATGCCCTGGTAGAATTTCTAAATAACAGTAAAGGGAAAGAAATATCTAAAATAGCCTTTATTAAATTTTTAGGAAAACATCCGCGCCTTTTAAGGCTTGTAAAAGATCT
- a CDS encoding 4Fe-4S binding protein, with protein MEFNTEKCGCCGACISVCPNRSLELTENRIIINKNKCDDCGRCTYVCPLGAFYIEGNV; from the coding sequence ATGGAATTCAACACTGAAAAATGCGGATGCTGTGGAGCTTGCATCAGTGTATGCCCCAATAGATCTTTAGAACTTACAGAAAACAGAATAATCATAAATAAAAACAAATGCGACGACTGCGGAAGATGCACATATGTATGTCCTCTTGGAGCATTTTACATAGAGGGGAATGTATGA
- a CDS encoding metallophosphoesterase family protein produces the protein MEKKIAQLSDVHFGEKNFSHDLKNNLIKQLEDENPDLIIVAGDLTTEGYVHEYNDAAAFVDELRAITEVHIIPGNHDARNVGLLHFEKQIGERKFLHMDKSCGFAILGLDSSEPDINDGQIGTDQMEWLKSELDKIPSDMCKIVTFHHHLLPIPQTGRERNILLDSGDLLSVFRDSGVDFVLNGHKHVPNVWMIEKMVTLNSGTATTRKLRGHTYPSHNQLIIKDDQILVNLINTETGYKRELANYSVKVEKEEYVICSYKHNSLPVI, from the coding sequence ATGGAAAAGAAAATAGCGCAGTTATCAGATGTACACTTTGGTGAGAAGAACTTCTCCCATGACTTAAAAAATAATTTAATAAAGCAGCTGGAAGATGAAAATCCGGATCTTATTATTGTAGCTGGAGACTTAACTACAGAAGGCTACGTCCATGAATACAACGATGCGGCTGCATTTGTAGATGAACTTCGGGCAATAACTGAAGTCCATATAATTCCGGGAAATCATGACGCAAGAAATGTGGGATTGCTCCATTTTGAAAAGCAGATTGGGGAAAGGAAATTTTTACATATGGACAAAAGCTGTGGATTTGCTATCCTTGGATTGGATTCATCAGAACCTGATATAAACGACGGGCAGATAGGAACTGATCAGATGGAATGGCTTAAAAGTGAACTCGATAAAATACCAAGTGATATGTGTAAAATAGTAACTTTCCATCATCACTTACTTCCTATACCTCAAACTGGAAGAGAAAGAAATATTTTGCTTGATTCTGGAGACTTATTAAGTGTTTTCAGAGATTCGGGAGTTGATTTTGTCTTAAACGGACATAAACATGTTCCTAATGTTTGGATGATAGAAAAAATGGTTACATTAAATTCAGGAACTGCAACAACCAGAAAACTGAGGGGCCATACTTATCCGTCACACAATCAATTGATCATTAAAGACGACCAGATTCTTGTCAATTTAATAAATACTGAAACAGGATATAAAAGAGAACTGGCTAATTACTCTGTAAAAGTTGAAAAAGAAGAGTATGTGATATGTTCATATAAACATAATTCACTACCTGTAATTTAA
- a CDS encoding phosphate signaling complex PhoU family protein — MTKKTKNSTLKAILDIILYEHPSTQDEIAEKLGITRRYVTKLLQPLITKGVVKRAYTLDLKKFDEFSEVFEEEKTSREHAGTLYIKEMIKNMANHVCKQLDRSFEALSTYDDELASKALNMDYITNNMHEKVRTSVDMALSMNPSSEFSKTMAFSEVAYDLERIGDHSCQFANFTMKESYEVDSEMLLYLGEMYETAKKMVNYSMDIFLNEKLELKSKVMDYEEKIHALQKKALNCIATQMAEASFDDTERSTYYLSLSRVVKAFERIGDISIEIIDVSREFYENIPRTTTPERFRRNPKLSNLK, encoded by the coding sequence ATGACTAAGAAAACAAAAAATAGCACTTTAAAAGCGATACTGGATATCATCCTGTATGAACATCCCTCAACTCAGGATGAAATCGCTGAAAAACTTGGAATAACTCGGAGATACGTTACAAAACTGCTTCAACCTCTTATAACTAAGGGGGTTGTAAAGAGAGCATACACTCTTGATTTAAAAAAGTTCGATGAATTTTCAGAAGTTTTTGAAGAAGAAAAAACATCAAGGGAACATGCTGGAACATTATATATCAAAGAAATGATTAAGAATATGGCTAATCATGTTTGTAAACAGCTTGACAGGTCCTTTGAAGCTCTTTCAACTTATGATGATGAGCTGGCAAGTAAAGCATTGAATATGGACTATATTACAAATAACATGCATGAAAAAGTAAGAACTTCTGTAGACATGGCTTTATCTATGAACCCTTCTTCAGAATTCAGTAAAACAATGGCTTTCAGTGAGGTAGCATATGATTTAGAGCGTATTGGAGATCATTCCTGCCAATTTGCTAATTTTACAATGAAGGAATCATATGAAGTTGATTCTGAAATGCTTTTATATCTTGGGGAAATGTATGAAACTGCAAAGAAAATGGTTAATTACTCAATGGATATTTTCTTAAATGAAAAACTTGAATTAAAGAGTAAAGTAATGGATTACGAAGAAAAAATACATGCTTTGCAGAAAAAAGCATTAAACTGCATTGCAACTCAAATGGCAGAAGCGTCTTTTGACGATACTGAACGTTCAACATATTATTTGTCTTTATCAAGGGTAGTTAAGGCTTTTGAAAGAATTGGGGATATATCTATTGAAATAATAGATGTTTCAAGGGAATTTTATGAAAATATACCTCGAACTACAACTCCTGAAAGATTTAGACGGAATCCTAAATTATCTAATTTAAAATAA
- a CDS encoding 2TM domain-containing protein, with amino-acid sequence MIQKDAYIRAKRRVEEVRGFYSHLLSYIVVNTFLAIINFFTTPGFWWFLFISFFWGIGLVAHGSSVFMKRGIFSKEWEERKIKEYMEKEKE; translated from the coding sequence ATCATACAAAAAGATGCATATATCCGAGCTAAAAGAAGAGTTGAAGAAGTGAGAGGTTTTTACTCACATTTACTTAGTTATATCGTTGTGAATACATTCCTGGCAATCATTAATTTCTTTACAACTCCCGGTTTCTGGTGGTTCCTATTTATATCGTTTTTCTGGGGAATAGGTCTTGTTGCACATGGATCATCAGTTTTTATGAAAAGAGGAATCTTCTCTAAAGAATGGGAAGAGCGAAAAATCAAAGAATACATGGAAAAAGAGAAAGAATAA